GACAACGAATACAGGGCCTGAAACCAGCCTGAGCGGCCGAATGCCCGTGCTGATAATAAACTACGTTGTGTTCTTTTGCCGCCGGTGCAGGGCAAATTGGGCGACAGTAAATACCTGTGCTTTTCACCGCCACATAAAATAACCCATCAAACCGCGCATCTCTGCTTTTTCGTGCCTTTTCGCAAACTTCTGAGGAAAACATACTTTACTCTTGTGTGTGACCCGAACCCAGTATAAACCAAACAGACCCGGATACTGGCCATATTCGGAACCCAATACACGGAGTTCAGCTGATGTCACAGCCATTATGCGTGTATTAGCGCTCAATTTATAGTGATGACCGGGTTCAATATCATATCTTGGCCTCACTTGCCCGTAAGATCAGAACCGCAGCTCCCCTATTGCATCTGATTGCTATTTAAAGTCCAAAAACTGAACTGAAATGAGAATAATAATCACTTGTTAATATGTTGATTTATATAGATTTTTTATTGACACATAAAATTAAATACGTACACTGGCGTCAATTTAGAAAGAATTGAGGTGACACTTATGCAAGGCAAGCAACAGGTAATTGATGCATTTAACGCACTACTGGCCAATGAGCTGGCAGCGATTGATCAGTACTTTATTCACTCCCGCATGTATGACGACTGGGGGCTGAACAAACTTTATGAGCGTCTTAACCACGAAATGGAAGAAGAGACCACACACGCAGACTGGCTCATCAAGCGTATCTTGTTCCTTGAAGGTGTCCCTAACATGACTAAACGCCGCGATTTGCTTATCGGCAGCGACGTTAAATCGATGATGGAAAACGACCTTAAGCTGGAGCTGGAAGTGGTTGAAAGCGTTAAGCACGCAATCAAAATCTGCGAACAAGAACAGGACTACCAGTCTCGTGCGGTACTGGAAAAACTGCTGTTTGATACCGAAGAAGACCATGTTTACTGGTTGGAGCAGCAAATCGGCTTGATCGATAAAATCGGCATCCAAAACTATCTGCAATCTCAGTTGGCATAAGGGATCATTATGAAAGGCGATAAAGCTGTAATAAGTGCACTGAACACCGTTCTGGCAAACGAGTTGGTGGGTATTAACCAATACTTTCTGCACGCCCGTATGTTTAAGGATTTTGGTTTTACAAAGCTTGACAAAGCAGACTATAAAACGTCTATCCAGAAAATGAAAAATGCTGACCGCCTGATTGAGCGCATTCTGTTTCTGGAAGGCCTGCCTAACTTGCAGGACCTGGGCAGACTCAAGATTGGTGAAAACAGCGAGGAAATGATTGCTGCCAATATGGCATTCGAACAGGCATCTTTAGGAGACCTGGTTGACGCCATCGCTTTGTGTGAAGAAAAACAGGACTACATCAGTCGCGAAGCGCTGGACAATATTCTCAACGAGCAGGAAGAACAAATTGACTGGCTGGAAACTCAGCAACACCTTATCAAGGTGACTGGCATCGAAAACTATTTGCAGACTCAGATGTGATACTAAAAAAAGGGCTGAAAAGCCCTTTTTTTGAGAATGTGTATTTAACGAAATGAGAGGTTAAGCAACCTGCTCTGTGACATCAACGATGTCGATAAGCTTTTCATTCAGTATTTTCTTCGCACAGTTACAGCACTTACCGCACTGTGAACCTACACCCAGCTGTTTGCTCAGATCACGCATAGACCTTGCGCCATCATCAATCGATTCGGCGATTTTTTTATCCGTCACACCGTGGCAAATGCAGATATACATAACTGAAAACCATTCTCAATAACCTTAACTGCAGATAAGTTTAATCTAAACAAAAATGGTTATCAACAACAAAAACAGAAATAATGAGAATAATTCGTAGTTGCATTGCTTGGGCTTTTCTTACACCTTTCAGTTCAAAGGCTTAGGCTTTTGCCCCGGTTAGCTATTTTTTACCTAAAAATTAGTCATTGGGTACATTTTTTCCAAATCTAGTTCAGAGCGGCTTATAAATTGATATAATTAGTGTGATCTGAGCAATGCATGCCTCAGCAGCTATGACTGCACAAAGCGTCAAAGGACTGTTCTCTGTTGTGCACCCGGGAACGTGAGAATGAACTACTGGCTACAAGCAGCGTTATTGTCTTTATTATTAATGTGCCATCACCTGGTGGTTGCAAATCCCTATTATGCAAATCAGCTCAGCCGCCTTTCCACACAGGAGGGACTTTCTCAGTCTAGCGTAACTGGCCTGGTTCAGGATAACCAAGGGTATATCTGGATAGCCACCCATCAGGGCCTCAACCGGTATGACGGCAATCAGTTCAGCCCCTTTGCGGGCCAGACACAGTTTTTGGGCAGCGACATTGTGCTGATCAAGCTACTGGAGGACAACCAACTCTTTATCTCAACCGCGCAATCAGGTGCCTTTTTACTCAACACCTACACTTTTGTACTGGAGAAGTTATTTGACCAGGGAGGACGCCAGGGCATAGCCCCCGACGCCGCGGTCAATGCAGTCGCTCAATTCAAGAACAATTACGTGATTGCGATTGAGAATGTGCTATACACAGTCAATGCAAAAACGCTCGCTTCTAGACGCCTTGCTACCCTCCCCCACAAGGCTTATATCCGAACCTTGCTGGTTTGGCACAATACATTGCTCATAGGCTCTGAGTCTGGGCTGTTTCAGCTTGAAAACGACCAGGTTTTCCCACTTAACCATTTAGGCCCTGTAAGCGGGTCTGTGCTCAACAATAATGTGAAAATGCTAAAGCAAGATTCAGCGCTTGGGCTGCTTGTCGGGACAGTAGAAGGGCTGTTTGTTATCCCAAATGATGACATTGAGCTACACAGCGAGCAAGCCTACCTACTGGTTCCAAAACTCAATATTTGGGCACATGAACGTGGCCCTTATGGAGAATACCTGGCCACAGATACTGGGTTGTACCTGCTTGAGCGCCGTAGTCACAGTGCTACCGCACTTATCTCGTTCACCGAAAGTCGTTACTTAACGCCGCAAAATACCATTCCCGTGATGTTGTTAGACAAACACGATAATCTGTGGCTTGGGTCAAATAATAATGGCGTATTTGTCTGGCCAACATCTGCGTATCGGTTTAAGCTGCTCGCTTCTCACAACGATAACTTCAACAATAATATCTGGGCAGTGCATCAAAGCAACGACGGCACACTCTGGCTTGGCAGCGATGACGGACTACACCGCTTTTCTGCAGACCAACAACCAACACTGCAACAGAGTTATTTTCGCGACCCAAACCACAAATCAGCTTATGGCAGTCACGCAGTATATCGCATCTATAGCTCGCCTTATCTGGCCGACAATATCCTCCTGCTCGACACCAGAGCCGGGTTACAGCAGTTTGATACCTCGACCGGGCAAGCCTCACCAATCATGATATCCAACACAAGCGTTGCAATGACGGACGACGACCATCTGGTCGGGTCGTTAATGCTGGACCAACGCACCCTGTTGTTTCACACCCATCATCATATTTTCCTGTACGACCTTGCTTTACAAACAATGACCAGACTGACTGAACTGGAAGCACAGCTTGATGATTTGCAAAGCCTGTTATTTTTGCCTCCCAGACCAGAAAAACCTGATGAGCTGCTATTGAGCACTGCCACAGCCCTGCTCAGTTACGACCGGCGCAACCACCAGCTCACACCCGTGTGGCAAGCCGAGCAAGCGCCTGACAGTGCCTACCCACTCGTTAATGACTGGATGCAGGACTCACAGGGAAGGCTCTGGCTGGCAACCAACACCATAGGATTGATTGCGCTTGAAACAAGTAACTTGCAACCCATCATACACATCACCGAAAACCAGGGGCTGGCGACCAACACTTTGTACCAACTTGAGCGCGATCTGCACAATAAGCTTTGGATCAGCAGCCAAAATGGGCTCTATACACTGGATTTGGACACATTGCACCTCGACCATTTTGACCATCGCAATGGTCTGATCACCAACGAGTTTAACCTGGGGGCAAGTCAGGTATTGCATTCGGGCGACATACTGTTTGGCACGCCCAATGGCGCAGTGAAGTTTAACCCCAGTGCCTTTACGCTGCCACCTGAGCGCAACCCCCTCGCGTTTTCTAATCTACAACTGATGTCACGGCCTGTGCTAGCATCCCCGGCGCAATTACGCGAAGGAACCTTGCAGTTAGAATATGACGATATGGGATTTCGCTTTGAGTTCAGCCAGTTCAATATTTTCAATGAACGGCGTAACTTTGTGCATGCACACCTGTCCGGACCGAGTTCCGTTGAAATCGAGCATGTCCGCAACAACTATCTGTTTTTCAATACATTAAAACCCGGAAACTATACCCTGACATTATCAGAGCTCATACCCGGCAGTCATGAAAAACGCGCTCAGAGCCAGCTGCATTTTGAAGTTAAACATGCCTGGTGGAATACACAACTTGCCATGCTCAGCTATGTGTTGTTCGCCAGTGGGTTACTACTGTTTATCTATCGCAAACACCAGAGTAAACAACTCGCGCTACGCCGGACCTACGAGCAGTTGGCACATGCCAAAGCCCAGACCGACTTGGCACTGAAAAAAACACAAAGTGGGTTGTGGAGTATGGAGATCCCAACTCAGCAAATCACCCTGCTAGGCAATGCCCAGGATGCCAGCCACAGCAAGCAACTCAGTCTCAACGCCTTTTTTGATAAGGTACACCCACAAGATCAGGAGATGGTCAGGCATCAGTGGGCACGCTTTCTAGCCGCGCCAGACAGCCAGCTTTCTATTACATACCGAATTCACTCAAAACAACGCGGCTGGCTTTGGTATCACGATATAGCCAAAGTCAGCGAGTGGGATGCTCAAGGTGAGCCGCTCAAAGCATCCGGCATTTACAGCAATGTGACAGAGCAAAAAGCCAATCAGCTGAATGCCGCCATGTTTGCTCAGGCCTTATCTCAAATTCAGGACTGGTTACTGATATTAGACCGTAATCTGCAACTGCTGTCAGTCAATCAAAGTCTGGCAGCCTCTTTAGGGTTGAGTAGTAAAGTCCCTCAACAGCAGCTGACTCTCACTAAACTGAAAAAGCTGCTGGGACGACAACAACTGACTCAGCTGCTTAGTGCGCTAAGACAGATCCAGCCCAAAGAGAATATTAAACAGGAAATTGATATCACTTTTGATACACAGCGACAGAGCACGGTACAGCTGAGCATCAATGCCGTTGCGGATGATGGGGGTGACATTGAGTTTCTGGTAATTGTTGGCGCAGATCTGTCGCAACAAAAGCAGGCCCAAAGTGAATTGCGTTACCTCGCTAACTTCGACGCACTGACCGACTTACCCAACCGAAACCTGATGCTTCAGCATATTGAATTCGCTATTTATAACGCTTCGAAGCATAACGCAGGGTGCGCATTATTATTTATTGATCTCGATAAATTTAAGCCAATCAATGATGCTTATGGTCACTATGCAGGCGACCAGCTACTGATAGCAGTAACGCAACGGATCAGCAGTGTGCTTAGTGAACACTGCATATTGGGCCGACAGAGCGGCGATGAATTTATTGTACTGGTAAAAACCTTTGCAGACATCGCACAGATCACCGAGCTGGCTCAGCACATGATCAACTCCTTGTGCGCGAAATACGAGGTGGATGGTATCTCTATGAGTATTTCAGCGAGCGTCGGGGTGGCTATTTACCCTTTTGACGCGCAAACAGCCGAAGCCTTATTACGTAACGCCGATATCGCCATGCTAAGCGCCAAGCAAAGTAGCAGAAACAGCTTCAAGTTTTTCACCAGTGAGATGAACGCGCACCTGAGCAGAAAACTCAGTCTCGAAGCGGCACTCAAAGAAGCCGTTACAGATAATCAGCTCTACAACCACTATCAACCGATTGTAAACACCACTAATCATACGCTTACTGGCGTGGAACTGCTCATGCGCTGGCAACTGGAATCAACCCCGATTTCACCTGCCGAGTTTATTCCTATTGCAGAAGAAGTGGGCTTAATTGAGCAAATGACAACGCAAGCATTGCGTCGTGCACTCGCAGAGTTGGCACCGTTTTTCCGCCAGCAGGCGTCGTTCTATTTATCGTTGAACCTCTCTCCACAACATATTATGCGTGACAACCTTGCCACTTCACTGAACGATATTGTCGCGGAGTTTGGGCTCTGTAATCACCAGCTAAAGCTGGAAATCACCGAAAACAGCTTTCTGGCAGACAGGCACAAAGCCGGGAAAACACTGGCCGAGCTCAAAAAGTGTGGTTTTACCCTGCTATTAGATGATTTTGGC
The DNA window shown above is from Pseudoalteromonas viridis and carries:
- the bfr gene encoding bacterioferritin is translated as MQGKQQVIDAFNALLANELAAIDQYFIHSRMYDDWGLNKLYERLNHEMEEETTHADWLIKRILFLEGVPNMTKRRDLLIGSDVKSMMENDLKLELEVVESVKHAIKICEQEQDYQSRAVLEKLLFDTEEDHVYWLEQQIGLIDKIGIQNYLQSQLA
- a CDS encoding EAL domain-containing protein; its protein translation is MNYWLQAALLSLLLMCHHLVVANPYYANQLSRLSTQEGLSQSSVTGLVQDNQGYIWIATHQGLNRYDGNQFSPFAGQTQFLGSDIVLIKLLEDNQLFISTAQSGAFLLNTYTFVLEKLFDQGGRQGIAPDAAVNAVAQFKNNYVIAIENVLYTVNAKTLASRRLATLPHKAYIRTLLVWHNTLLIGSESGLFQLENDQVFPLNHLGPVSGSVLNNNVKMLKQDSALGLLVGTVEGLFVIPNDDIELHSEQAYLLVPKLNIWAHERGPYGEYLATDTGLYLLERRSHSATALISFTESRYLTPQNTIPVMLLDKHDNLWLGSNNNGVFVWPTSAYRFKLLASHNDNFNNNIWAVHQSNDGTLWLGSDDGLHRFSADQQPTLQQSYFRDPNHKSAYGSHAVYRIYSSPYLADNILLLDTRAGLQQFDTSTGQASPIMISNTSVAMTDDDHLVGSLMLDQRTLLFHTHHHIFLYDLALQTMTRLTELEAQLDDLQSLLFLPPRPEKPDELLLSTATALLSYDRRNHQLTPVWQAEQAPDSAYPLVNDWMQDSQGRLWLATNTIGLIALETSNLQPIIHITENQGLATNTLYQLERDLHNKLWISSQNGLYTLDLDTLHLDHFDHRNGLITNEFNLGASQVLHSGDILFGTPNGAVKFNPSAFTLPPERNPLAFSNLQLMSRPVLASPAQLREGTLQLEYDDMGFRFEFSQFNIFNERRNFVHAHLSGPSSVEIEHVRNNYLFFNTLKPGNYTLTLSELIPGSHEKRAQSQLHFEVKHAWWNTQLAMLSYVLFASGLLLFIYRKHQSKQLALRRTYEQLAHAKAQTDLALKKTQSGLWSMEIPTQQITLLGNAQDASHSKQLSLNAFFDKVHPQDQEMVRHQWARFLAAPDSQLSITYRIHSKQRGWLWYHDIAKVSEWDAQGEPLKASGIYSNVTEQKANQLNAAMFAQALSQIQDWLLILDRNLQLLSVNQSLAASLGLSSKVPQQQLTLTKLKKLLGRQQLTQLLSALRQIQPKENIKQEIDITFDTQRQSTVQLSINAVADDGGDIEFLVIVGADLSQQKQAQSELRYLANFDALTDLPNRNLMLQHIEFAIYNASKHNAGCALLFIDLDKFKPINDAYGHYAGDQLLIAVTQRISSVLSEHCILGRQSGDEFIVLVKTFADIAQITELAQHMINSLCAKYEVDGISMSISASVGVAIYPFDAQTAEALLRNADIAMLSAKQSSRNSFKFFTSEMNAHLSRKLSLEAALKEAVTDNQLYNHYQPIVNTTNHTLTGVELLMRWQLESTPISPAEFIPIAEEVGLIEQMTTQALRRALAELAPFFRQQASFYLSLNLSPQHIMRDNLATSLNDIVAEFGLCNHQLKLEITENSFLADRHKAGKTLAELKKCGFTLLLDDFGTGYSSLTYLSQFPIDIIKIDQSFIRTLETHPHNRSIVKTIYMLAQNLHMACIAEGVETAQQVSFLRDLGCEYMQGYYFSKPLSASGLLKQYPPDVAEVG
- the bfr gene encoding bacterioferritin, with the protein product MKGDKAVISALNTVLANELVGINQYFLHARMFKDFGFTKLDKADYKTSIQKMKNADRLIERILFLEGLPNLQDLGRLKIGENSEEMIAANMAFEQASLGDLVDAIALCEEKQDYISREALDNILNEQEEQIDWLETQQHLIKVTGIENYLQTQM
- a CDS encoding (2Fe-2S)-binding protein codes for the protein MYICICHGVTDKKIAESIDDGARSMRDLSKQLGVGSQCGKCCNCAKKILNEKLIDIVDVTEQVA